ACGACAAGCGCTGCGACGCCCCGGACCAGGCGGCCGTGCTGCTGGACTACGCCGAGGGTTTCCACACCCAGTTCACCAGCCACTTCGGCAGCTCCCTGGGCAACGAGAGTACCGTCTTCATGTTCGAGAAAGGCATGATTCGCACGCGGTTCGGGCACTGGCTGGGGAATCCGACCTTCTCGAGCGAGGGGGTCAATGACGCGATCAAACCGGTGAAGCTGCTCCAAGAGGAACCGCCATACCCCGGCGCCGCCCACGTAAAGAACTGGTTCGACTGCATCCGCAACGGCGGCCAGCCAAACGCCCATGTCGAATTCGGCTACAAGCACGGCATCGCGGTGATCATGGGCGACGCGGCCTCGACCACCGGCCGGAAGGTCCATTTCGACAAGGTCAAACGCGAGATTCGGAGCTGATCGGTCGCAAGCCGACGAAGGGCAAGCCAGCCACATGGGGATCGTGACGCTCCAGAATGTGCACGTCGGCTTTGCCGGGCAGATCGTGCTTGACGAGTTGGACTGGGTGGTTCACCGGGGGGAGAAGGTCGGCTTGGTTGGACCGAACGGATCCGGCAAGACCACGCTGTTCAAGCTGATCACCGGCGAACTGCAGCCGCAGATCGGCACGGTGACCCGGACTCGCGGCCTCCAGGTTGCGTACCTGCCGCAGGAACCGACGCTCGACACGTCGAACACGCTTCTGGCCGAGGTGACCCGCACCTTCGACAACGTCCGGCAGCTCGAGGAGCGCGTCGCCGAGGTCGCCCAGCTGATCGCCGATCATCACGACACCGATCGGGCCGAGGATCTGATGGCCGAGTACGACGAGCTCCAGCACCGCCTGGAGGCTTCGGGGGGCTACGACTACGAAGTGACGGTCCGCGAAGTGCTCGGCGGACTCGGCTTCTCGCCGGCCGATTATGACTTGCCGATCGCCGCTCTGTCCGGTGGGCAGAAGTGCCGGGCGGCGCTGGCCGAGCTTCTGCTTCAGGAGGCGGACCTCCTGCTGCTCGACGAGCCGACGAACCACCTGGATATCGAGGCCACCCAGTTCCTGGAGAAATTCCTGGCCGGCTACCACGGTGCGGCGGTCGTCGTCTCGCACGACCGCTACCTGCTCGACCGGGTGGTGGACAA
Above is a genomic segment from Phycisphaerae bacterium containing:
- a CDS encoding ABC-F family ATP-binding cassette domain-containing protein, producing MGIVTLQNVHVGFAGQIVLDELDWVVHRGEKVGLVGPNGSGKTTLFKLITGELQPQIGTVTRTRGLQVAYLPQEPTLDTSNTLLAEVTRTFDNVRQLEERVAEVAQLIADHHDTDRAEDLMAEYDELQHRLEASGGYDYEVTVREVLGGLGFSPADYDLPIAALSGGQKCRAALAELLLQEADLLLLDEPTNHLDIEATQFLEKFLAGYHGAAVVVSHDRYLLDRVVDKIADLDSRKVTVYPCAYSDYAEAKRVRQLTAEREYEKQKEWMNHQWEYAQRVKADKSRSKQARGRLSMLERMEREGKVLARPVASHRRLAIQFTPTQRAGDMVLRCEGVRKAYGDVVLFDDFNLEIYRGEKI